In a genomic window of Mucilaginibacter sp. KACC 22063:
- a CDS encoding carboxypeptidase-like regulatory domain-containing protein, whose translation MLRFVFLLILTPLFGFAQYAVKGKIINESDGKPIAKASIYLSNTTIGTTTADDGTFSLNNVKQGQYDFIASVVGFESAQLNITVNTNLNLETIKLKPTTTQLNEVVIRPDKEWEQNYAMFKTQLFGMTDFAAKCKILNPEILDLENDKQKHLLTGKSNGYLDIVNDALGYKLHYNLVSFEFDYRHNSFYYQWSVLYEELKGSRSQQKRWSKNREKAYYGSAEHYFKSALNSQTEREGFKTLTLLKKPNMLRPPDSLIRAKVRMFDALVKAHSSRQNSDSLNYWLNKSSLPKINQYLISKPVHIDSMIHRTDVKGIYALAFKDYMYIIFNESIKKADAYNYEVSPNTSVAQITDPYLFFDTNGVIANLHGVIYEGDWARRRVATLLPVDYEPERK comes from the coding sequence ATGTTAAGATTTGTATTTCTCCTCATATTAACGCCTTTATTTGGCTTTGCCCAGTATGCTGTAAAAGGCAAAATAATCAACGAAAGCGATGGCAAACCCATTGCTAAAGCAAGTATATATTTGAGCAATACCACCATTGGCACCACCACCGCTGATGATGGAACATTTAGTTTAAATAATGTGAAGCAAGGCCAATATGATTTTATTGCTTCTGTTGTAGGGTTTGAGAGTGCCCAGCTTAACATCACAGTAAATACTAACTTAAACCTGGAAACCATAAAGCTAAAGCCAACTACAACGCAGCTTAACGAGGTAGTGATAAGGCCTGACAAAGAATGGGAGCAGAATTATGCCATGTTCAAAACACAGTTATTTGGCATGACAGACTTTGCAGCGAAATGCAAAATCTTAAATCCCGAAATATTAGATCTTGAAAACGACAAGCAAAAGCATTTACTTACCGGAAAATCCAATGGCTACTTGGATATTGTGAATGACGCGCTGGGCTACAAGTTGCACTATAACTTGGTTAGTTTCGAATTCGACTATCGGCATAACTCCTTTTATTACCAATGGTCGGTTCTTTATGAAGAATTAAAAGGCAGTCGTTCGCAGCAAAAGCGATGGAGCAAAAACCGGGAAAAAGCTTATTATGGTTCTGCCGAACATTATTTTAAGTCTGCACTCAACAGTCAAACAGAGCGTGAAGGCTTTAAGACACTAACATTGCTTAAAAAGCCAAATATGCTTCGCCCGCCCGACAGCCTGATTCGCGCAAAGGTCAGAATGTTTGATGCTCTGGTCAAGGCACATTCCAGCAGGCAAAACAGTGATTCATTAAATTACTGGCTGAATAAATCAAGCCTGCCCAAGATCAATCAATACCTGATCAGCAAACCGGTGCATATCGATAGCATGATCCACCGTACCGATGTTAAAGGGATTTATGCATTGGCTTTCAAAGATTATATGTACATTATCTTTAATGAAAGCATTAAGAAAGCCGATGCTTATAATTATGAAGTCTCACCAAATACTTCGGTTGCGCAAATTACCGACCCATACCTGTTTTTCGATACTAATGGCGTAATAGCCAATTTGCATGGCGTGATTTATGAAGGCGATTGGGCCAGGCGAAGAGTAGCAACGCTTTTGCCGGTAGACTATGAACCCGAACGGAAATAA
- a CDS encoding enoyl-ACP reductase FabI, whose translation MAYNLLKGKKGIIFGALDEKSIAWKTAQRCHQEGAELILTNAPIAMRMGAINQLAEEVNAPVIPADVTVMADIENLFTQAKEHFNGGVDFILHSIGMSINVRKSIAYTENNYDFTHKGFDISALSLHRILQVALKQDAINEWGSVVALSYIAAQRVFPNYNDMADNKAVLESIARNFGYEYGTRKHVRINTVSQSPTRTTAGSGVKGFDGFIDFAEKMSPLGNASADQCADYCVTLFSDLTKMVTMQNLFHDGGFSFTGVTPAVIEQMEK comes from the coding sequence ATGGCTTATAATCTATTAAAAGGCAAAAAAGGAATTATTTTCGGCGCACTTGACGAAAAATCTATCGCCTGGAAAACCGCGCAACGCTGCCACCAGGAAGGTGCCGAGCTGATATTAACCAATGCCCCTATTGCTATGCGCATGGGTGCCATTAATCAGTTAGCCGAAGAGGTTAACGCACCTGTTATTCCTGCTGATGTTACTGTAATGGCCGATATTGAAAATCTTTTCACCCAGGCAAAAGAACATTTCAATGGTGGTGTCGATTTCATTTTACATTCAATCGGCATGAGCATTAACGTACGTAAAAGCATCGCCTACACCGAGAACAACTACGACTTTACCCACAAAGGTTTTGATATATCTGCATTAAGCTTACACCGTATTTTACAGGTAGCCCTTAAACAAGACGCTATTAACGAGTGGGGTTCTGTTGTTGCCTTAAGCTACATTGCTGCACAACGTGTATTCCCTAACTACAATGACATGGCTGATAACAAAGCTGTTTTAGAAAGTATTGCCCGTAATTTTGGTTACGAATATGGTACCCGCAAGCATGTGCGTATCAATACCGTATCGCAATCACCTACCCGCACAACTGCTGGTTCTGGGGTTAAGGGCTTCGATGGTTTTATCGACTTTGCTGAGAAAATGAGCCCGCTTGGTAATGCAAGTGCAGATCAGTGTGCTGATTACTGTGTAACATTATTCTCTGACCTGACCAAAATGGTAACTATGCAAAATCTTTTCCATGATGGTGGTTTCTCTTTCACAGGTGTTACTCCTGCTGTTATAGAGCAAATGGAGAAATAA
- a CDS encoding TonB family protein has protein sequence MNKLLTFTFLLVTLSGAVYAQKVVKRDTINIRGYIYDADGKPARVYLLSKSYSLSIEGKHIDALSDSTGFFHMEGLNPVDTISILTFQYVPPIILNGSRYVQVTLPQFRPKTLNPINVEAARTKTRELQTFNIIKPESKYSFFPDFESPVDYPGGLDKLQKLVAKQITYPQKAIDNNIEGTIEIAFLINKKGNMTDFKIVRGLGYGCDEEVINALKKIPKWKPAVYYGHPLNTPGTVSINFKLTDK, from the coding sequence ATGAATAAACTTTTAACCTTTACCTTTTTGCTTGTTACACTTTCGGGAGCAGTGTATGCACAGAAAGTTGTAAAACGCGACACGATAAATATCAGAGGTTATATTTATGATGCCGATGGCAAACCAGCAAGGGTTTATTTGCTTTCAAAAAGCTACAGCCTGTCTATCGAAGGTAAACACATTGATGCACTTAGTGATAGTACAGGGTTCTTTCATATGGAAGGCTTAAACCCAGTAGACACAATATCTATCCTGACATTTCAATACGTTCCGCCCATTATACTTAATGGCAGCAGGTACGTGCAGGTTACTTTGCCTCAATTTCGACCTAAAACTTTAAACCCAATAAATGTAGAGGCAGCAAGAACTAAGACAAGGGAATTGCAAACGTTCAACATCATAAAGCCAGAAAGTAAATATTCTTTTTTTCCTGACTTTGAGTCGCCGGTAGATTATCCAGGTGGATTAGACAAACTTCAAAAACTTGTAGCAAAGCAAATTACTTATCCTCAAAAAGCAATTGATAATAACATAGAAGGAACGATTGAAATTGCTTTTTTAATTAACAAGAAAGGCAATATGACAGATTTTAAAATTGTAAGAGGATTAGGTTACGGCTGTGATGAAGAAGTAATCAATGCCTTAAAAAAAATACCTAAATGGAAGCCCGCTGTATATTACGGGCACCCATTAAATACTCCGGGAACTGTAAGTATAAACTTTAAACTTACTGATAAATAA